A single Nitrospirota bacterium DNA region contains:
- the rfbG gene encoding CDP-glucose 4,6-dehydratase, with product MNKIFWKGKKVLITGHTGFKGSWLSLWLQSKGALVTGYALPPHTVPNLFDAAQIADGMISIIGDIRNLDFLQSVVAEHRPEIIYHMAAQALVRHSYSYPVETYSTNVMGTLNVLEAIRHTDSVRAAVIITSDKCYENKEWVWGYRENDPMGGHDPYSSSKGCAELIVSAYRNSFFSSDDTSRSLAVASTRAGNVIGGGDWSKDRLIPDIMNAFIEKRSVVIRNPNAIRPWQHVLDPLSGYLLLAEKLWTEGRKFSQAWNFGPDENDMISVLKITEFLSHLWGDGARWEFDSSRNPHEAHCLRLDCSKARNILGWSPKLNVQKALEWTMEFYRKYHREEDVLQLLKNQITRYELDQIE from the coding sequence ATGAATAAGATTTTCTGGAAGGGAAAGAAAGTCCTGATTACAGGACATACGGGATTCAAGGGAAGCTGGCTGTCTTTATGGCTGCAGTCCAAAGGAGCACTTGTTACAGGGTATGCTTTACCGCCACATACCGTCCCGAATCTGTTTGATGCAGCGCAAATAGCGGACGGAATGATATCGATTATCGGTGATATCCGGAATCTGGATTTTTTGCAGTCTGTTGTGGCTGAACATCGTCCTGAAATTATTTATCATATGGCTGCACAAGCGCTGGTCCGTCACTCTTACAGCTATCCCGTTGAAACATATTCCACCAATGTTATGGGAACCCTGAATGTACTTGAAGCGATACGCCACACAGACAGTGTTCGCGCTGCCGTTATCATTACGAGTGACAAGTGCTATGAAAACAAGGAATGGGTCTGGGGGTATCGCGAAAACGATCCCATGGGAGGACATGACCCTTATTCAAGCAGCAAGGGATGTGCTGAACTGATAGTGTCAGCGTACCGCAATTCATTTTTTTCCTCAGATGATACGTCTCGCAGCCTTGCGGTGGCAAGCACCAGGGCAGGAAACGTCATCGGTGGCGGAGACTGGTCTAAAGACAGGCTTATTCCCGATATCATGAATGCGTTCATAGAAAAAAGGTCTGTTGTAATTCGCAACCCAAATGCGATACGACCATGGCAGCATGTGTTAGATCCGCTGTCCGGATATTTGCTTCTTGCAGAAAAATTATGGACAGAAGGCAGGAAATTTTCCCAGGCTTGGAATTTTGGTCCTGATGAGAATGATATGATAAGCGTATTGAAAATTACCGAGTTCTTGAGTCATCTCTGGGGAGATGGAGCCAGATGGGAATTCGATTCTTCCCGAAATCCACACGAAGCCCACTGCCTGAGGCTTGACTGCTCCAAAGCGAGGAATATTCTTGGATGGTCGCCCAAACTGAACGTGCAAAAAGCTTTGGAATGGACTATGGAATTCTATCGCAAATATCATCGTGAAGAAGATGTCTTACAGCTACTCAAAAACCAGATTACCCGCTACGAACTTGATCAAATTGAATAA
- a CDS encoding sigma-54 dependent transcriptional regulator: protein MNNKGNILIVDDEPNALRVLSAILSEEGYRVFDSINVENAIDLLHHEDLDAVVTDLRMKDRDGIDLFKYVSNNFADIPVIFLTAYGTVESAVSAIAQGAFYYFIKPPDYMKLKGIIARAVEQRFLKREIQILRKKLAFRDNHHRIIGNNHEICRILDTIESVKDSPSSVLIKGETGTGKEMVAKALHYQSCKKHMPFITINCAAIPKELLESELFGYEKGAFTGAVSRRIGKLEEASGGTLFLDEIGELELSLQTKFLRVLQEREIERIGSNKKIKVDFKLISSTNRDFTKEVREGRFREDLLYRINIVEIQLPPLRERKEDIPLFISEFTKDFCARENKKITVSDQAIQVLQNYSWPGNVRQLRNIIEMLIVLAKGNNITIRDLPEEIFSENPHKAGNNYVKTLRELETQAIQDAIRECNGNKSKAAKILGISRKAFYKRLKDITV from the coding sequence ATGAACAATAAAGGCAATATCCTGATAGTCGACGACGAACCCAATGCGCTAAGGGTGCTTTCTGCCATTCTCTCCGAGGAAGGTTACAGGGTTTTTGATTCCATAAATGTCGAAAATGCCATTGACTTGCTGCATCATGAAGATCTGGATGCAGTGGTAACTGACCTCAGAATGAAGGATAGAGACGGCATTGACCTGTTCAAATACGTGAGCAATAATTTTGCTGACATCCCGGTAATTTTTCTTACAGCGTATGGAACCGTTGAGTCCGCTGTTTCCGCCATCGCTCAGGGAGCATTCTATTATTTTATCAAGCCACCCGATTACATGAAACTGAAAGGTATCATCGCAAGGGCAGTGGAACAGCGATTTCTCAAGAGAGAGATTCAAATACTCAGGAAAAAACTTGCATTCAGGGACAATCATCACCGGATCATCGGAAACAATCACGAGATATGCAGGATACTGGACACTATTGAATCAGTAAAAGATTCTCCAAGCAGCGTTCTCATTAAGGGAGAAACAGGTACCGGCAAAGAGATGGTTGCCAAAGCTCTGCACTATCAGAGCTGCAAAAAACATATGCCCTTTATCACAATAAACTGTGCAGCCATCCCAAAGGAACTGCTTGAGTCCGAGCTTTTCGGTTACGAAAAGGGAGCCTTTACCGGTGCGGTTTCAAGAAGAATAGGAAAGCTTGAAGAGGCTTCTGGCGGCACCCTTTTCCTTGACGAAATAGGTGAACTTGAGCTTTCATTGCAGACGAAATTCCTGAGAGTGCTGCAGGAGCGAGAAATTGAAAGAATCGGGAGCAACAAAAAGATCAAGGTAGATTTCAAGCTCATATCATCAACAAATCGTGATTTCACGAAAGAAGTGCGAGAAGGAAGATTCAGGGAAGACCTGCTTTACCGGATTAACATTGTGGAGATTCAATTGCCACCGCTGCGGGAGAGAAAGGAAGACATACCTTTGTTTATCTCCGAATTTACCAAGGATTTCTGTGCCAGGGAGAATAAAAAAATCACGGTATCTGATCAGGCAATACAAGTTTTGCAGAACTATTCATGGCCTGGCAATGTCAGACAACTGAGGAATATCATCGAGATGCTAATAGTCCTTGCAAAAGGCAACAACATTACAATAAGGGATTTGCCGGAGGAAATTTTCTCTGAAAATCCGCATAAAGCAGGAAACAATTATGTGAAAACCCTTCGGGAACTGGAGACACAGGCAATACAGGATGCAATACGGGAATGCAACGGAAACAAGTCCAAAGCTGCGAAGATTCTCGGAATATCGAGAAAAGCGTTCTACAAGCGTCTCAAAGATATCACCGTTTAG
- the rfbC gene encoding dTDP-4-dehydrorhamnose 3,5-epimerase, with the protein MIFTETKLKGAYIIELEKLQDNRGFFARTFCRREFEARRLNPNIVQCNISYNKKKGTLRGMHYQAAPYQEAKLISCIRGAIYDVIIDIRPDSPTYRQWLSVELTAHHPPLTIETSHSPINLSTHKLLYVPEGFAHGFLTLSDNAEVCYQMSEFYMPDYARGIRWNDPAFNIKWPIAIAAMSEKDMQYPDFLDNHIERAQPV; encoded by the coding sequence ATGATATTTACCGAAACCAAACTTAAAGGTGCCTATATCATCGAACTTGAAAAGCTGCAGGACAATCGCGGTTTTTTCGCGCGAACCTTCTGCCGCAGGGAATTTGAAGCCCGCAGACTCAATCCCAATATTGTGCAGTGCAATATCTCATACAATAAGAAAAAGGGCACGCTGCGGGGCATGCATTATCAGGCTGCTCCATATCAGGAGGCAAAGCTGATCAGCTGCATAAGGGGAGCAATTTATGATGTGATCATAGACATCCGTCCGGATTCTCCCACATACCGCCAATGGTTATCAGTCGAGCTGACAGCTCACCACCCTCCATTGACTATCGAGACTTCTCATTCACCCATCAACTTATCAACCCATAAGCTATTATATGTTCCGGAAGGTTTTGCGCACGGTTTTTTAACGCTCTCAGATAATGCTGAGGTTTGCTATCAGATGTCCGAATTCTATATGCCCGACTATGCACGGGGCATTAGATGGAACGACCCTGCTTTCAATATCAAATGGCCGATTGCTATTGCGGCAATGTCTGAGAAAGATATGCAATATCCGGATTTTTTGGATAATCATATCGAACGTGCACAACCCGTATGA
- a CDS encoding polysaccharide biosynthesis protein: MGKTFTRIYRDVKKAIIQHRRLFIVLVLLLQAIVANYLAFIIRFESKLSPFYLNQFLTYLPLLVFIRFVFIMQSGLHKGLWRYASVSDLMKIIHSTTIGSILFLLIVRFVIGEEDYPRSIFFLDWIIFISISGGNRLFIRVFREYMTHNPSKKKILFVGAGDAAEMLVREMMYKRDSSYSPIGFIDNDIQKRGSTIHGIPILGTYSMLDEIIQQHKPDEVLITEADTQKTIREIYEICKPHNITIKKLPGINDILGGNISVSTKIGQILVKANLVTEQQVQEALSLQKNEGGRLGAKLVKLGYITEEKLVSLLNKHYGISHITPISLEDLLQREPVDTNITSLREFIHGKRVLVTGAGGSIGSELSRQILRYCPSHLILMDRYENSLFDIDLELRTRENGSTISTIIADIQDVMSLERIFAKNTPHIVFHAAAYKHVPLMEYNPIEAVKNNIFGTKNLLESAAKYRAENFVLISTDKAVNPTNIMGATKRVAEFLTVNMDALSETKFTTVRFGNVLGTNGSVVPIFKEQLKKGGPLTVTHPDAERFFMLIPEAVHLVLMAAASGKGGEIFVLDMGERVRIIDMAENFIRLSGFIPYREIQIDFIGLRPGEKLHEELFDISEKAITTSHKKLLMAVPEVPSMASLKQHMMNLERCIQCYSVSDALQVIQHIVPNYIRQDNAGTPAPQFMGVHTEI; encoded by the coding sequence ATGGGTAAAACATTCACCAGAATATACAGGGACGTGAAAAAAGCGATCATACAGCATCGTCGTCTGTTTATTGTTCTCGTGCTTCTTCTTCAGGCAATTGTTGCCAACTATTTGGCATTTATCATCCGTTTCGAGTCAAAGCTCTCTCCCTTTTATCTGAATCAGTTTCTCACCTACCTCCCTTTGCTCGTATTCATACGTTTTGTCTTTATCATGCAGTCGGGTCTGCACAAAGGCTTATGGCGATACGCAAGTGTCAGCGATCTGATGAAAATCATTCATTCTACGACAATCGGAAGCATACTTTTTCTTCTCATTGTAAGATTTGTGATAGGCGAGGAAGATTATCCGCGATCAATCTTTTTCCTGGACTGGATTATTTTCATTTCGATATCAGGCGGGAACAGACTGTTCATAAGGGTTTTCAGGGAATATATGACACACAACCCGTCGAAGAAAAAGATATTGTTTGTCGGAGCAGGTGATGCTGCAGAAATGCTTGTGCGGGAAATGATGTATAAACGCGATAGTTCATACAGTCCCATCGGATTTATCGACAACGATATACAAAAAAGAGGAAGCACCATCCATGGCATACCTATCCTCGGGACATACAGCATGCTCGACGAGATCATACAGCAACACAAACCTGATGAAGTACTTATCACTGAAGCCGATACCCAGAAGACTATCAGAGAAATATACGAAATATGCAAACCGCATAACATTACCATCAAGAAACTACCCGGCATAAACGACATCCTCGGCGGCAATATTTCCGTATCGACCAAAATAGGCCAGATACTCGTAAAGGCAAATCTGGTGACAGAGCAACAGGTGCAGGAAGCTCTTTCACTGCAGAAAAATGAGGGAGGCAGGCTTGGAGCGAAGCTTGTAAAGCTCGGCTACATCACCGAGGAGAAGCTGGTCTCCCTTCTCAATAAGCATTATGGCATCTCACATATCACGCCTATCTCACTTGAAGATCTGCTTCAGCGCGAACCTGTCGACACTAATATCACCTCATTAAGAGAGTTCATTCACGGCAAGCGTGTCCTGGTGACAGGAGCCGGCGGTTCAATCGGATCAGAACTTTCAAGGCAGATACTGAGATATTGTCCCTCTCATCTTATACTGATGGACAGGTATGAAAACAGTTTATTTGATATCGACCTCGAACTCAGAACCAGGGAAAACGGATCAACTATTTCTACAATAATCGCAGATATACAGGATGTTATGAGCCTGGAACGTATCTTTGCTAAGAACACGCCCCATATCGTATTTCATGCGGCAGCATACAAGCATGTCCCGCTTATGGAATACAATCCGATCGAAGCGGTCAAAAACAATATTTTCGGTACAAAGAACCTCCTTGAATCTGCTGCAAAATACCGGGCAGAGAATTTTGTCCTCATATCCACTGATAAGGCTGTCAATCCGACGAATATCATGGGAGCAACCAAACGGGTCGCCGAGTTCCTTACAGTGAATATGGACGCCTTATCCGAAACGAAATTCACTACCGTGCGTTTTGGCAATGTGCTCGGTACCAATGGCAGCGTTGTCCCGATCTTCAAGGAACAACTCAAGAAGGGAGGGCCTCTCACCGTTACCCATCCAGATGCGGAGCGTTTCTTCATGCTCATTCCTGAGGCAGTACATCTTGTGCTTATGGCAGCTGCATCGGGAAAAGGGGGAGAAATATTCGTCCTGGATATGGGGGAGCGGGTCAGGATTATTGACATGGCCGAGAATTTCATTCGTCTGTCAGGATTCATTCCCTACAGGGAAATTCAGATTGACTTCATTGGTCTCAGACCGGGAGAAAAACTCCATGAAGAGCTCTTTGATATTTCAGAAAAAGCCATAACAACATCCCATAAAAAGCTGTTGATGGCTGTCCCTGAAGTTCCTTCGATGGCATCACTGAAACAGCATATGATGAATTTAGAACGCTGCATACAGTGTTATTCTGTCAGCGATGCATTGCAGGTAATTCAACATATCGTGCCGAATTACATCAGACAGGATAACGCAGGTACTCCTGCCCCTCAATTTATGGGTGTGCACACAGAAATATAG
- a CDS encoding class I SAM-dependent methyltransferase, with protein MLQQHNNTQHICRFCSNALTSSFVDLGMSPLANAYLKEEQLHRMEPFYPLHTHVCEKCYLVQLPEFQSSANIFSDYAYFSSYSDTWLMHAKNYTDRMVKRFGFHSDHQIIEIASNDGYLLQYFKNLGFPVLGVEPAKNVAMAAQAAGIPTLVKFFGVQTAEEMASDNILADLLIGNNVLAHVPDINDFVKGLKIVLKPQGILTLEFPHLMRLMEGNQFDTIYHEHFSYFSFLTVETIFAKYGLTLFDVDELVTHGGSLRIYCRHTEDISRPVSNQVIALKEREISAGFRNLSHYHSFSERVLEAKRKILSFLISAKQEGKSVAGYGAPAKGNTLLNYCGIRTDFVDYTVDRSPYKQGLYLPGTHIPIHHPDRIRDTTPDYLLILPWNLKDEIMEQMSYIREWGGKFVVFIPEVTVYE; from the coding sequence ATGCTTCAGCAGCATAATAACACTCAGCATATCTGCAGGTTTTGCAGCAATGCCCTGACGTCTTCCTTTGTTGATCTTGGCATGTCTCCGCTGGCAAATGCATATTTGAAGGAAGAACAACTTCACAGGATGGAGCCTTTTTACCCGCTTCATACTCATGTATGTGAGAAATGCTATCTGGTCCAGTTACCGGAATTTCAATCATCAGCGAATATTTTCAGCGATTATGCATACTTTTCATCCTACTCCGACACGTGGCTTATGCATGCCAAAAACTATACAGATAGAATGGTCAAACGTTTCGGATTTCACTCAGATCACCAGATTATTGAGATAGCAAGCAATGACGGGTATCTCCTCCAATACTTTAAAAATTTGGGGTTCCCTGTACTCGGGGTAGAACCTGCAAAAAACGTGGCAATGGCCGCACAGGCTGCAGGCATTCCTACACTGGTCAAGTTTTTTGGGGTTCAGACTGCTGAGGAGATGGCGAGTGACAACATTCTTGCAGATCTGCTCATAGGAAACAATGTACTCGCTCATGTCCCGGATATCAACGACTTTGTAAAGGGACTGAAAATAGTGTTAAAACCACAGGGCATTCTCACCCTTGAGTTTCCTCATCTCATGCGTTTAATGGAAGGCAACCAGTTCGATACAATTTATCATGAACACTTCTCATATTTTTCTTTTCTCACCGTCGAAACCATTTTTGCAAAATACGGACTGACTCTTTTCGATGTTGATGAACTTGTCACACACGGAGGTTCCCTCCGTATTTATTGCCGCCATACAGAAGACATATCCAGACCAGTGAGCAATCAGGTGATTGCCCTGAAGGAAAGGGAAATATCTGCCGGATTCAGAAATCTCAGTCACTATCATTCCTTTTCAGAGAGGGTACTGGAAGCGAAACGAAAAATACTGAGTTTCTTAATATCAGCCAAACAGGAAGGAAAATCTGTCGCGGGATACGGCGCACCAGCCAAGGGAAACACCCTGCTCAACTACTGCGGTATCAGAACGGATTTTGTTGATTATACTGTCGACCGGAGCCCTTACAAACAGGGACTGTACCTCCCCGGAACACATATTCCCATTCATCACCCAGACAGAATTCGTGACACGACACCCGACTACCTTTTGATACTTCCATGGAATCTTAAGGATGAGATCATGGAACAGATGTCATATATCCGGGAATGGGGGGGGAAATTCGTAGTGTTTATCCCTGAGGTTACAGTGTATGAATAA
- the rfbF gene encoding glucose-1-phosphate cytidylyltransferase yields MKAVILAGGFGTRFSEETVSRPKPMIEIGGKPILWHIMNIYSFHGVNEFLIAVGYKAEIIKEYFLNFYSINNDITIDLSNGKTTVHNGNNQPNWKVHIIDTGLYTQTGGRLKRLGKWLENEDIFMFTYGDGVADIDLNDLLSFHRSHGKLATVTTVRTPARFGRIGFDGDRIAEFYEKPESGEGWISGGYFVLNAQVFDYIDNDSTIWERDPVETLAKDGQLMGFRHYGFWSCMDTLKEKNYLEELWNSGKSPWKIW; encoded by the coding sequence ATGAAGGCGGTTATTCTTGCAGGTGGATTCGGCACCCGCTTTTCTGAAGAAACGGTATCACGTCCCAAACCGATGATAGAAATTGGCGGAAAACCGATACTTTGGCATATTATGAATATTTACTCTTTTCACGGAGTAAATGAATTCTTGATAGCAGTGGGATACAAAGCTGAAATTATCAAGGAATATTTTCTCAATTTTTATTCAATCAACAATGACATTACCATAGACCTTTCAAATGGCAAGACTACTGTACATAATGGTAATAATCAGCCAAACTGGAAAGTTCATATAATAGATACCGGATTGTATACGCAGACAGGCGGACGCCTTAAACGCCTCGGCAAATGGCTCGAAAATGAAGATATATTCATGTTCACCTATGGAGACGGTGTTGCAGACATAGACTTGAACGATCTTCTCTCGTTCCACAGATCCCATGGCAAACTGGCTACCGTTACCACAGTGCGTACACCAGCCCGATTTGGTCGGATCGGATTTGATGGGGACAGGATTGCAGAATTCTATGAAAAACCCGAATCCGGAGAGGGATGGATCAGCGGTGGCTATTTTGTTCTCAATGCTCAAGTTTTTGACTATATCGATAATGATAGCACTATTTGGGAACGAGACCCTGTTGAAACCCTGGCCAAGGATGGTCAATTAATGGGGTTCCGGCATTATGGTTTCTGGTCATGCATGGACACATTAAAGGAAAAAAACTATTTGGAAGAACTGTGGAATTCCGGCAAGTCACCCTGGAAGATATGGTAA
- a CDS encoding DUF4910 domain-containing protein, which yields MSFTGRKTDMNFEKTGREMHALITELYPICRSITGKGVRKTLDILGRYIPLEIHQVPTGTPVYDWTVPKEWNIEDAYVKNSKGDKIIDFKATNLHILNYSIPLKKKVSLQELREHLFTLPDYPDWIPYRTSYYKNNWGFCISHNQYLNLNDPEYEVFIDTSLDNGHLTYGEYFIKGQEADEILISCHICHPSLCNDNLSGIAVTSFLAEYLTRKQSRYSYRFLFIPGTIGSIAWLSLNEHRIANIKHGLVAACLGDPGKFTYKKSRLGNAEIDRAVLCTLRDSGEDFGILNFVPYGYDERQYCSPGFNLPVGCLMRTPYSRYPEYHTSADNLDFVRPASLAGSFALLLSILNILENNRKFLNKNPKCEPQLGKRGLYQAIGGENDKKSMEIAMLWILNLSDGYNSLIDIAERSGIRFSHLRQVVDILLSHSLLKEVQ from the coding sequence ATGAGTTTCACAGGTCGCAAAACAGATATGAATTTTGAAAAGACCGGGAGAGAAATGCATGCACTCATAACGGAATTATATCCCATCTGCCGAAGCATAACAGGAAAAGGGGTGCGAAAGACACTGGATATTCTGGGGAGATATATTCCGCTGGAAATTCATCAGGTTCCCACCGGCACACCGGTATACGACTGGACAGTACCGAAAGAATGGAACATAGAAGATGCATACGTGAAAAATTCGAAGGGTGACAAAATCATCGATTTTAAGGCAACAAATCTTCATATCCTCAATTACAGCATCCCTTTAAAGAAAAAAGTGTCTTTGCAGGAACTCAGGGAACACCTGTTCACGCTGCCTGATTATCCTGACTGGATTCCCTACCGGACTTCTTACTACAAGAATAATTGGGGGTTCTGCATAAGCCATAATCAGTATCTGAATCTTAATGACCCGGAGTATGAGGTATTCATCGATACATCTCTCGACAATGGCCATTTAACCTATGGCGAATATTTCATTAAGGGTCAGGAAGCAGACGAAATTCTCATATCGTGCCATATCTGCCACCCTTCCCTTTGCAATGATAATCTTTCGGGAATTGCCGTCACTTCATTTCTTGCAGAATACCTGACCCGGAAACAGTCAAGATACTCCTACAGATTTCTCTTTATCCCCGGAACCATCGGCTCGATAGCATGGCTTTCTCTCAATGAACACAGGATTGCAAATATAAAACATGGCCTCGTTGCAGCATGCCTGGGAGACCCCGGGAAATTTACCTACAAAAAAAGCCGTCTGGGCAACGCAGAAATTGACAGGGCCGTTCTGTGCACATTGAGGGACTCGGGAGAAGATTTCGGGATACTCAACTTTGTTCCGTACGGCTATGATGAACGCCAGTATTGCTCCCCCGGATTCAACCTTCCGGTCGGCTGTCTCATGAGAACTCCGTATAGCAGATACCCTGAATATCATACATCAGCTGACAATCTCGATTTTGTGCGTCCTGCATCTCTTGCCGGCTCATTTGCACTGCTTCTGTCCATTCTGAATATTCTTGAAAACAACAGGAAATTTCTCAACAAAAATCCCAAATGTGAGCCACAACTTGGCAAAAGGGGATTATATCAGGCCATAGGCGGAGAAAATGACAAGAAAAGCATGGAAATTGCTATGCTTTGGATACTCAATCTGTCAGACGGGTACAATTCACTAATTGATATCGCTGAAAGATCCGGCATCCGATTCTCACATCTGCGACAGGTTGTCGATATCCTTCTATCGCATTCTCTGCTGAAAGAGGTTCAATGA